A window of the Canis aureus isolate CA01 chromosome 29, VMU_Caureus_v.1.0, whole genome shotgun sequence genome harbors these coding sequences:
- the LOC144301323 gene encoding LOW QUALITY PROTEIN: GSK-3-binding protein FRAT2-like (The sequence of the model RefSeq protein was modified relative to this genomic sequence to represent the inferred CDS: deleted 1 base in 1 codon), with product MPCRREEEEEAGEEAEGEAEEEEEDSFLLLEQSVTLGGSGEVDLLVAQIGETLQLDAAQDSPASPCAPPGPPPQPPRPPAAVRADKARPPALPLLLPPAPAEAVGPAPPGALRCALGDRGRVRGRAAPYFVAELAAGPSALPGPCRRGWLRGAVASRRLQQRRWPPAGTRARDDDPHRLLQQLVLSGNLIKEAVRRLQEPSPRWQPRAPRAPLGPAAAAHRTLSPCSPPAPCTDPGRPEEEGDAAAQTRQRPALASPELKPPPPPPPPPPPPWERPPRLRGDAWGDLEARSSRPRRGCRGTRAWKSAPARAQTCRVSVSACTSGPRTRDKPGELWQLLASTCT from the exons ATGCCGTGccggagggaggaggaagaggaagccgGCGAGGAAGCGGAgggggaggcggaggaggaggaggaggacagctTCCTCCTGCTGGAGCAGTCGGTGACGCTGGGCGGCTCGGGCGAGGTGGACCTGCTGGTGGCCCAGATCGGCGAGACGCTGCAGCTGGACGCGGCGCAGGACAGCCCGGCCTCCCCGTGcgcgcccccggggccgccgccgcagcccccgcggcccccggcggCCGTGCGGGCGGACAAGGCCCGGCCCCCCGCGCTGCCGCTGCTTCTGCCGCCCGCGCCGGCCGAGGCGGTGGGCCCGGCGCCCCCGGGGGCCCTGCGCTGCGCCCTCGGGGACCGCGGCCGCGTGCGGGGTCGGGCTGCGCCCTACTTCGTGGCCGAGCTCGCCGCGGGCCCCAGCGCGCTGCCCGGGCCGTGCCGGCGAGGGTGGCTGCGGGGCGCCGTTGCCTCCCGCCGTCTGCAGCAGCGACGATGGCCCCCAGCCGGGACGCGCGCCCGCGACGACGACCCGCACCGGCTCCTGCAGCAGCTGGTGCTCTCGGGGAACCTCATCAAGGAGGCGGTGCGGAGGCTCCAG GAGCCGTCGCCGCGGTGGCAGCCACGGGCCCCGCGAGCGCCTCTGGGCCCGGCGGCCGCAGCGCACCGGACCCTGTCGCCCTGCAGCCCTCCGGCGCCTTGCACTGACCCGGGGCGCCCGGAGGAGGAAGGGGACGCCGCTGCGCAGACCCGACAGCGCCCCGCCCTCGCCAGCCCGGAGCtgaagccgccgccgccgccgccgccgccgccgccgccaccctGGGAGCGACCGCCCAGGCTGCGGGGAGACGCGTGGGGAGACCTCGAGGCCAGAAGTTCCCGGCCCCGGCGAGGCTGTCGGGGAACACGAGCGTGGAAAAGTGCACCGGCCAGGGCGCAGACGTGCCGTGTGAGCGTGTCCGCCTGCACCTCGGGGCCAAGGACCAGGGATAAACCGGGAGAACTGTGGCAGCTACTTGCATCGACTTGTACCTGA